From the Hevea brasiliensis isolate MT/VB/25A 57/8 chromosome 13, ASM3005281v1, whole genome shotgun sequence genome, the window CTACCTGCAGGATCCATTTTCGTGAAGAAAATGGAAAATTATGATAAGGACATGAAAAGACGTGTCAAGCAGAAACAAGACAGAGAAGGGGAAACGTTAGCGATGGAAACAATGCAACGTGAAACGTTGTAAACTAGGGGGAAGATCTAGCAGAGTTCAGGAAACAGTTAACCATATCTTTAACTGATTTATGAGTTTTCTATTTAAAAGGCTGATGAAACTTGAGGAGGAAAGCCGGACTGACAGAGATGGCTTGAATTTtagaattattttatataattttacatCATAAAACAGGGATATCACATGGCTGGCTTCTACGTTCAGGAAAATCCGCTGCACATGCCACGTAATTAAGGGATATCACTTTGACCTTTATTttctctaataataataataataataataataataattttcatcAATGAATATAGACAGAAATAGAGAATGAAAGATTGTAGTTTCATGAAAAGTTTTGAAACCTAAAGGATTACAAATTTCATTTTTTCTGATAAAATATATCAAAATCCTCTTTCTGATTGAAGGGAGCAGCTAAATTATAATGCAACATTTCTATCATCCAACAGATAATAATCAAGCTGGATTGGACACATTTGAGGAATTATGTTCATATTATGTTTTAACAagatgtaaattaaaaaaataaagaaaaaaaaaattcattgttcAAATGTGCAATTATGTGATTAACCCTAATAAGTTCAACTTTAGAGtataaaaattcttttaataCAGCAGATGTACACGTACGTCCTAAAGGTTAggcttttattaataataataataataataataataataataataatatggggAGAAACCACAAAAAACTCGAATTAAATGGGTGCTGTAACCATTTGAAAAGATCAGAAAAAAGGAAGGAAATGGttgaattaaaaaaagaaaaaagaaaaaaaaagagtaatataGGTGCAGACCAAATGCAAACCCTGTCTTGTCCAGATTTCAATATCCTATTAACCTATTATATATTCTAAGTGTCATAAGCTTTCTCCCAATCATCCACAACTTCAGACAACTCTACTTGACTTGAAATTCCTCCAAGCCGCTCAGGTGAACTGAAAATCCTTGAATTTGATTCTATTCCTAAGTTAGATGCACGTTTAGCAGGATCTTCAGTCCGAATAGATGTGGTAGATGCCTTGGAAATCGATTCAGAATCCAAGGCACTCCATCTATTAATCGTAGCAGCAATAGGAGCTTCTTTTCCCTTCCAAGCGGAAGCCTGCACATCCACAGATCCGTGACACCACTCTTCGCTGCCCCATGAATCTTCCCTCCAACCATGCTCTGGAACCACAGCCTTTTTCCCTGGCTTGAAAGCTGCAGCTGCTCCTCCTCCTTTGGTATTCCCTGACACTCCCCAAGGATTAGAAACTGGTGCTGCTGATGCACCAACACTTTGAAGAACCACAACTGCCCCATGGTATACTGATCCATGATCCAATCTTCTCATAGCAGTTGCTGCACGAGCAGGATCGTTAAATACAGCCAGCGCATTCTTATCGTTCAACCAAACTAGCTCACATTCCCCACCAAATCTGAGAACTAATGAACTTATATCTGCCTCCCTTGGCAAATCTGGAAAAGAAACAACAAGCCTGGGATCCATGTCTACTAGAGGATCAAATGCAGGTGGATGGGGAGCAGTTAAAGTGGTGGTACCCTTAACCCCAATCACACGTGATGGGGACTTGGATTTTGGCGTAACATGTACCACAATGAAACGTTTTGGCTCCCAACCAGCAGCATAAACAGCAAGCTTCCACCGATCAGCTATCAACATAACTGCATCTCTCTTATCCTTCAGCATAGGGCAGAAAACATGAAGCTTGAGACCATTTATCGATCCTCTGTTCTTTCCAAGTACCAAGTACTTGCATCTCTCCTCCACTGCAAGCACCCACCTTGGATCACGTCTGTAGAGGTCTGAAAGCAGCTCGGTCACAGCAGAATTCTCCCCAAAATGAAGAGCTTCCAAGTTTGGGGGTGTGATGTCAAAAGCATCAGCAAGAACCCTTCTGCGTTCCAACTTAGCACATTCATCATCACACACAAGCTTCCTCTGGCCAAGTGGAATTTTCTTACCAGTTGATTCCGCTGGTTGAAGTGGTACAGGCAACTTTTGGACAATGGATGCTTCAAAAACGGTATCAGCATTAAAACCACTGTTGCTCCCTCCAGCATCACAAGGAACAGGTGCTGTTATCCTGCCACAGGAGCAAGTAATTGTAACAGGGAACTCACATCTCACATCAGGACAAGAAGCAGAAGGATGACAAAGTGCAGTGCAAGTATGTCTGCAATCTCTCCTAGGAGCACCACATGTCTGCCCACAAGAAGCTCTTGAACCTGCTTCAGTTACTGACGAAGTATCACAAGGTGGTGGATGACAAGTTCTGCCACATGCATGCAGACCACACCGCCTGGTTTTACCACAGAGTTTGTTACATCTGATATCTTTTGAACCGCAAGGTATGTTCCCAAGAACTACATGCCCACCAACACACTCCTTTGCAATAGGGACTGAACAAGGTGGGCAGTCTCCAAAGTGGCAGCTATGAGAAGCTGAATGGCCACAAGGCTGAGGAACTGAACATGGGAGTTGACATGAAGGGGGAGGTGTGCCACAAGGCAAAGGAGGAGGGATTGAAGTTCTTCCACATGCACAGCTCAAATCAGTGAATATCGTCTCTAGGCAAGGCGGACAATGGCCACTATGACACAATGATTCACAAGAATGCTGTCCACATCTCAACTTCTTGCCACAAGCCATTTGACAAAAATGTGGATCCCAATCACCAGAGAGAAGATTGTGAGGGTTGGAAAGAGGACAGCACCTTTCACTACAGCGGTGCCTCCCACAATTTTTCTTTCGACCACAAGGTTTCTCGCATGTGAATTTTTCATTCTCTGCAATTGTTTTGAAGCACTCCACAGTTCGAGAGGTTGATCCACATCGGCATTTTTGGGTGACAAGAACCAGACATGGTGGACAATCCCCAGCATGGCAGATCTCCTTACAGTGGTGTATTCCACAAGGAAGGGGTTTGCCACATATTTGCGTACAATTTGGAATTGGATCCAAACAACTCTTTCTTTCCACCTGTAAACTCGTTTTCCCACAATAGCATGACTCCACCCTGCCTGGCATCAAGTCACAATCCCCACAAGGGCCTGGATGGCAAGTTTCGCCACATTCATGATTTCCACAACACAACATCTTTTTGCATGTCAAGTTGCAAGAAAAAACACCATCTTCAGCTTTCACCTCGCCTTTTACAGCGATGTCTCCACAGAGGATAGTCTCCACTTTTTTCCTGCAAAAACATGAAGCATAGACTAGAACCTGACAAGGATCACAAGGACCCACATGGCATATCTTCTCACATTGGTGACGCCCACATTCAAGAAGCTTATCACAATGTTGACCACAAGTAAGAACAGACATCCGGTCAGAGCATCTAGTTGTGATTAGTTTCTTCCCGCAAGGACACACCCGTGGTGGAGCAAATGCTTTACAGGGAGGGCATGGACCTGGGTGGCATTGCAAAACACAAACATGAGGACAAAGATCATCCTTGCTCTCACCAGCACCTGGAACTCTCCTCTCAAGCGGCTTTCCACATGGTTCACCACAGGAATGCGGGGTTAAATACAAATCAGAAGGGGGCTCAGTCCTCTTCATACAAAAACAGACATATCGAATCTCCTTCAACGATGTGAGCTGCACAGACTGACAACCTGGGCATCGCCAATTAAAGCCCTGACTCTTCTCAGCTGACAAATCAATAGATGTTGGAGCACGAGCCCATTTCTTGATGCAATTCAAATGAAAAATAGAATAACAGCTTGGGCAAGACCAAATAGAAGCTGACCTCTGCACCATATCATAACAGATCATACACTCAACAGTACCCCTCACAAGTTTATCCCTAATTTCTTGCACAAGCTGGGGCAAATTGGGGTCTTTCAAGTCCTCAACCTCCTGAGTCTGGCTCGTGTCCTTCTCTTTCTCCCTATCTCTCCTGTGATTAGTAGGCCAAGGCTTGCGACTCCTAGAGGCGTTGCCATTGCCACTATGCCTAGGATTGGGTGGAGCAGTGGTATGATTGAAGCGTACACTGCCAATTCCATTCGGTGTTGAATCGAATCTTGAAGGCGGGTTCACAACAGCAGTAGGGCCGGATCCTCTTGGAACCCACGTTTGGCGAGCATATTGGTTGGGGAATCTACTAGTCCTATCCCTTTGATCATTTCGGGATGGAAAGCTCATACTCTGACAAGAAAGATGACTACAACTCGTATCCTCCACCGCTGAATGATCCAAAGAAAAACCCACAAGAAAAtgaaaaacacaaaaaaaaaaaaaaacccaaatgcAATTCGATTCAAACTGTACCCAAAATTTAAAGAAACGAATAAATCAAACACaacatttgaaaaataaaatcattaacATTAAATCTGATGTTTAATAAAAAAGAatcatcaaaattttcatttccatTGCACCTCAACTAAATAAAATTATCTAAAACCTAATCGGCTCTGAAAAATACCCCTCGATTACGATCTTATATTGAATTCACAAGAATGTCAACAAAGAATAagccaaaaaaagaaaagaaaagggtgAAAATACCTGATGAGCAAGAAACTTTGATCCAAGTAATACGCAGCTCTGTCTCTGCAAGTTTTTCTCTTTTATTCCTGATTTACTACTCAAGTTTCCGATTTGTTTGGAGATatataagaaggaagagagggtaGGTTTTCCCTCTGGGGTTTGGAAGAACTCTCGTGGTTTACTGGTCAGGGAAAGAGGCCAAGAGGCTTGGTGGCTTGGCGGCTTGGCGTGGGCTCAaaggttacattttttttttaattttaattattaatattatttaaacaggTACACGCGGTCACTGTGTGGCATTTCTGCACCTGTATGCGTGGTGCGCACTCACGCGCCTTGAGAACCTCACATCCGCCGTCGGCGTATCCAAGCGACGATTTGATCTTGCTTCGTGAAAAtgactttttaatatttttttaaaaaataatttttttattttttaatatttaaaataattaaaaaatatttttttaattacagttattttttatttttttaaaaattttttttttattttttaaattttaataattttattaaaatataaatatatttatatatacataaaataaatacataatcattaatttaacattacaataaaataataaaaaatatttttatattttttaaaattattttttatgaaaaatattttttatatataaattatttttttttaaataaataaaatttaggaGATTATTTTATTTGTGGTGGAGAATATTTTATTTGTAATTGAATTTAAGCCCttgctaaaaaaaataataagtaaattttaatttaattttaaattttaataaaatttataatttaatttatatatttttaaagttaaataATTTAAGTAAGTTTCGACCTAATATCTATCGgtagaattttattaaattatcattaattttaataaaaataataaaaatgttattatctttaattttaatattaaaataattgtctctaatattttatttcttaataacttaatttgtgaggttttattttattaataatttaatcattatatttttaaaatgtaagtctattaaattaaaaaaattaaatttaaattattaaaatatgagtTAACTATTTTAAggtacttaaaaattttaattaattataaaattatctatatattttataaattgatcttaaatattataattatttataaataaacctttaaaattttataaaattttatttatgtcattattattttaatgatttgtaaataattatatatatttatcaatttacaa encodes:
- the LOC110647318 gene encoding NF-X1-type zinc finger protein NFXL1 gives rise to the protein MSFPSRNDQRDRTSRFPNQYARQTWVPRGSGPTAVVNPPSRFDSTPNGIGSVRFNHTTAPPNPRHSGNGNASRSRKPWPTNHRRDREKEKDTSQTQEVEDLKDPNLPQLVQEIRDKLVRGTVECMICYDMVQRSASIWSCPSCYSIFHLNCIKKWARAPTSIDLSAEKSQGFNWRCPGCQSVQLTSLKEIRYVCFCMKRTEPPSDLYLTPHSCGEPCGKPLERRVPGAGESKDDLCPHVCVLQCHPGPCPPCKAFAPPRVCPCGKKLITTRCSDRMSVLTCGQHCDKLLECGRHQCEKICHVGPCDPCQVLVYASCFCRKKVETILCGDIAVKGEVKAEDGVFSCNLTCKKMLCCGNHECGETCHPGPCGDCDLMPGRVESCYCGKTSLQVERKSCLDPIPNCTQICGKPLPCGIHHCKEICHAGDCPPCLVLVTQKCRCGSTSRTVECFKTIAENEKFTCEKPCGRKKNCGRHRCSERCCPLSNPHNLLSGDWDPHFCQMACGKKLRCGQHSCESLCHSGHCPPCLETIFTDLSCACGRTSIPPPLPCGTPPPSCQLPCSVPQPCGHSASHSCHFGDCPPCSVPIAKECVGGHVVLGNIPCGSKDIRCNKLCGKTRRCGLHACGRTCHPPPCDTSSVTEAGSRASCGQTCGAPRRDCRHTCTALCHPSASCPDVRCEFPVTITCSCGRITAPVPCDAGGSNSGFNADTVFEASIVQKLPVPLQPAESTGKKIPLGQRKLVCDDECAKLERRRVLADAFDITPPNLEALHFGENSAVTELLSDLYRRDPRWVLAVEERCKYLVLGKNRGSINGLKLHVFCPMLKDKRDAVMLIADRWKLAVYAAGWEPKRFIVVHVTPKSKSPSRVIGVKGTTTLTAPHPPAFDPLVDMDPRLVVSFPDLPREADISSLVLRFGGECELVWLNDKNALAVFNDPARAATAMRRLDHGSVYHGAVVVLQSVGASAAPVSNPWGVSGNTKGGGAAAAFKPGKKAVVPEHGWREDSWGSEEWCHGSVDVQASAWKGKEAPIAATINRWSALDSESISKASTTSIRTEDPAKRASNLGIESNSRIFSSPERLGGISSQVELSEVVDDWEKAYDTKETWKHTLILSYQSIGVVYGRLSTAPLYVFGTIPTEDFHSDGTAFEYFSFIFWTLTIISLLKYAFIVLRADDNGEGGTFALYSLLCRHAKVGLLPDDRSTKEIMHHERGSPLRIKAESRARRAIEKYKSSHYVMLFLALSGACLIIGDAVLTPSISVLSASSGLQRALSKIKYSSSPMRQQSISDAIERYVPVAFACAVLVCLFMLQHYGTRKIGFIFAPVVTIWLIFIGGVGIYNIFHFNSKILVAISPVYMYKFVRNIDKSWRSLGSILLCVAGSEAMFADLGHFSKKSIQITFSCLIYPLLVFCYAGQAAYISKNLNASEDFNHLSRSIPERLGHVFLFLSLLASVIGSQATITASFSIINQCLALGCFPRVKVIHTSDNRRGQVYIPDVNWLLMVLSLTVTIGFRDLHRIASSVGLAIVSGMVVTTCLMSLVIALHWEKTLFLSGCFLLFFGFIEAVYVSACMLSLHEGGWYLLVLSAVTFTVMFAWHYGTKKKYEFDLQNKVPTEWLTDLSPGLGVSRVPGIGLIYTDIVSGIPAFFSHFITNLPAFHQVLIFVSFKLLPIPYVLPSERYLVGRVGAKDHKIYRCIVRYGYCDQVRDTDDFEEQIIRSIGEFISLEENDSESLISSEGRMMIVGNPSPDGNALIPLHYNTTINLGPANMANAETYIGAASDMIEKVGPVCRKKVRFILPENTSKMQVSAREELQELINSRESGTAYFLGQSHLEFRDDLNFIKKFLIMTYVFLDKNCREPPVALNIPHAALLKVGMVYTI